From Pseudomonas vanderleydeniana, the proteins below share one genomic window:
- a CDS encoding DMT family transporter, which translates to MPQTMARVQAPVDSNARGIAYCLLAMLVFAAQDAITKTLVKDYAIAQFVMIRYWVFAAFALMYVQSRGGLRPALRTHHPLLQLVRSTLSIVEIGVFALGLKYLGLAESHALFAVFPLVTLVLGGLFFSERVTRKQWLAAVVGFMGTLVILRPGLGVFDTGALIPLSAALMFAVYNLMTRRISRQDSFNTNMLYMALVGAGLSTAAGVPGWKPVAAGDWPLMLTLAMTGVFAHLLLVKALEYAPATTLQPFNYSLLVFAIVIGYLVFGSTPDLYTVLGAALVVAAGWYAFKRGGSAT; encoded by the coding sequence ATGCCGCAGACAATGGCCCGCGTACAGGCACCCGTGGACTCCAACGCCCGGGGCATCGCCTATTGCCTGCTCGCCATGCTGGTATTCGCGGCCCAGGACGCAATCACCAAGACCCTGGTGAAGGACTACGCCATCGCCCAGTTCGTCATGATCCGCTACTGGGTGTTCGCGGCGTTCGCGCTGATGTACGTCCAATCGCGCGGTGGGCTCAGGCCCGCACTCAGGACGCATCATCCGCTGCTGCAACTGGTGCGCTCGACCCTGTCGATCGTCGAGATCGGCGTATTCGCCCTTGGCCTCAAGTACCTGGGCCTGGCGGAGAGCCACGCGCTGTTCGCCGTCTTTCCGCTGGTCACGCTGGTACTGGGCGGGTTGTTCTTCTCCGAGCGTGTCACACGCAAGCAGTGGCTGGCGGCGGTGGTCGGTTTCATGGGCACCCTGGTCATCCTGCGCCCCGGCCTCGGGGTGTTCGACACCGGGGCTCTCATCCCGCTGAGTGCCGCCCTGATGTTCGCCGTGTACAACCTGATGACCCGACGCATCAGCCGACAGGACAGCTTCAACACCAACATGCTCTACATGGCGCTGGTGGGGGCCGGGCTTTCGACCGCCGCCGGCGTACCCGGCTGGAAGCCCGTGGCTGCGGGTGACTGGCCGCTGATGCTGACCCTGGCGATGACCGGGGTCTTTGCTCATCTGCTGCTGGTGAAGGCACTGGAATATGCGCCGGCGACGACGTTGCAACCCTTCAACTACAGCCTGCTGGTGTTCGCGATCGTCATCGGCTATCTGGTGTTCGGCTCGACGCCGGACCTCTACACCGTGCTGGGCGCCGCACTGGTGGTGGCGGCGGGTTGGTATGCGTTCAAGCGTGGGGGCTCGGCCACCTGA
- a CDS encoding c-type cytochrome, which yields MDMTTYSPRALFLAVTALLVSVATTNAVASKAPGQDNALAPAIIDDLPANYAADLDGDTRRLVERGRYIARLGDCVACHTASDKRKPMAGGLALETPFGVLYSTNITPDDETGIGRYSFEQFDRAMRKGVAADGHNLYPAMPYPSYARITNEDMHALYAYLMEGVSPVRQPNRPLEMGFPFNQRWGLSMWNWMFLDDQVFTANPEQSDAWNRGAYIVQGLGHCGACHTPRGIGFQEKTLSEAGRHGSHFLAGETVEGWRALSLRNLWTPEQTAEMLKTGRNSHGTVSGNMVDVVQHSTQYMDDQDLRAVGLYLKSLPASEHDQPLQVVQGPVPAITPVSASSAGALPVDLLTSRGGLGYQQFCADCHRSDGAGVHGVFPPLAGNPVLRSEDPSTLVHITLTGWRSAQTASHARGLTMPSFARLSDQEITDILNFTRRAWGNSVVQAIRPTLVADMRKRLDVRTQDNRPFETPRLADLLKEPNAGQLVLGAQLNTHTHELLPANVGNALNCASCHLNAGTVADGSPYVGVSAFFPSYAPRAGRVISLEERINGCFLRSMNGKPLPLESTEMKAMVAYFDWMKRETRPADKVEGRGVGKIDTSIVPNLENGEKLYAVQCALCHGNDGEGIRNASGKWVYPPLWGDDSFNLGAGMARTYTAAAFVKQNMPIAFKDHFPLGQGGLTDQEAVDVAAYFSHKPRPDFAGKVRDWPKDKKPVDARY from the coding sequence ATGGACATGACAACTTATTCGCCGCGCGCCCTGTTCCTGGCCGTGACCGCCTTGTTGGTCAGCGTGGCAACTACAAACGCGGTGGCGAGCAAGGCGCCTGGGCAAGACAACGCCCTTGCCCCTGCGATCATCGATGACCTGCCCGCCAATTATGCGGCCGACCTCGACGGTGATACCCGTCGACTGGTGGAGCGCGGCCGGTACATCGCCCGCCTGGGCGATTGCGTGGCCTGTCACACCGCCAGCGACAAACGTAAGCCCATGGCCGGTGGCTTGGCCCTGGAAACCCCATTTGGCGTGCTGTACTCGACCAACATCACCCCCGACGACGAGACGGGTATCGGGCGCTACTCCTTCGAGCAGTTCGATCGCGCCATGCGCAAGGGCGTCGCGGCCGATGGGCATAACCTGTATCCGGCCATGCCCTACCCCTCCTATGCCAGAATCACCAACGAGGACATGCACGCGCTGTATGCCTACCTGATGGAGGGCGTCAGTCCGGTTCGCCAACCGAACCGGCCGCTGGAGATGGGGTTCCCGTTCAACCAGCGCTGGGGCCTGTCGATGTGGAACTGGATGTTCCTCGACGACCAGGTGTTCACCGCCAACCCCGAACAGAGTGATGCCTGGAACCGCGGGGCCTATATCGTCCAGGGGCTGGGGCACTGCGGGGCCTGCCATACGCCCCGCGGCATCGGTTTCCAGGAGAAAACCCTGTCCGAAGCCGGCAGGCACGGCAGCCACTTCCTTGCCGGGGAAACCGTGGAAGGCTGGCGCGCCCTCAGCCTGCGCAACCTGTGGACGCCCGAGCAGACCGCCGAGATGCTCAAGACCGGGCGCAACAGCCATGGCACGGTGTCCGGCAACATGGTCGACGTGGTGCAGCACAGTACCCAGTACATGGATGACCAGGACCTGCGGGCGGTAGGCCTGTACCTGAAGTCGCTGCCCGCTTCCGAACATGACCAGCCCTTGCAGGTCGTCCAAGGGCCGGTGCCCGCTATCACGCCGGTCTCGGCCAGCTCAGCGGGCGCCCTGCCCGTGGACTTGCTGACCTCCCGGGGCGGCCTGGGCTACCAGCAGTTCTGCGCCGACTGCCATCGCTCGGACGGCGCCGGGGTCCATGGCGTGTTCCCGCCGCTGGCGGGCAATCCGGTGTTGCGGTCCGAAGATCCGTCCACCCTGGTGCATATCACGCTCACCGGCTGGCGCTCGGCGCAGACGGCCAGCCACGCACGGGGATTGACCATGCCGTCGTTCGCGCGGCTCAGTGATCAGGAAATCACCGACATTCTCAACTTCACTCGCCGGGCCTGGGGCAATTCGGTGGTGCAGGCGATTCGTCCGACTCTGGTCGCCGATATGCGCAAACGCCTCGATGTGCGGACTCAGGACAATCGACCGTTCGAAACACCTCGCCTGGCCGATCTGCTCAAGGAGCCGAATGCCGGGCAACTGGTGCTGGGCGCACAGCTCAACACCCACACCCACGAGCTGCTGCCCGCCAACGTCGGCAATGCGCTCAACTGCGCCAGTTGTCACCTGAACGCCGGCACCGTGGCCGATGGTTCACCCTACGTCGGTGTCTCGGCGTTTTTTCCCAGCTATGCACCCCGTGCCGGTCGGGTGATTTCCCTGGAGGAACGGATCAACGGCTGCTTCCTGCGCTCGATGAATGGAAAGCCGTTGCCGCTGGAGTCCACGGAAATGAAGGCGATGGTGGCCTATTTCGACTGGATGAAGCGCGAGACCAGACCGGCGGACAAGGTCGAGGGTCGTGGAGTCGGCAAGATCGACACGAGCATCGTGCCCAACCTGGAGAACGGCGAGAAGCTTTATGCCGTGCAGTGTGCGCTGTGCCACGGCAACGATGGCGAGGGCATCAGGAACGCCAGCGGCAAATGGGTCTATCCGCCACTGTGGGGTGACGATTCCTTCAACCTCGGCGCGGGCATGGCGCGCACCTACACCGCAGCCGCCTTCGTCAAGCAGAACATGCCGATTGCCTTCAAGGATCACTTCCCGCTCGGCCAGGGCGGCCTGACCGACCAGGAGGCGGTGGATGTGGCGGCCTACTTCAGCCACAAGCCCCGGCCTGACTTTGCCGGCAAGGTCAGGGACTGGCCGAAGGACAAGAAACCCGTGGACGCCCGGTACTGA
- a CDS encoding DUF72 domain-containing protein — protein MSDIRIGISGWRYGPWRKDFYPKGLRQDDELGFASRAVNTIEINGSFYALQTPERYAQWRDSTPEDFVFAVKAPRYITHVRRLREIDEPLANFFASGPLLLAEKLGPFLWQFPPSMRFDEQRFSDFLAKLPKDRKGARACARHAAERLRNNGGITIGGNVRLRHAVEIRHPSFLCDTFVDLLRKHKVALVVSDSAGKWPYVEDVTADFVYLRLHGDVELYSSGYTAKALHRWRSRIQAWSQGGQPDDAALILRRAPTRRASRDVYCYFDNDQKVHAPYDARRLLADLGLDDELVTEPGVAPQIAL, from the coding sequence ATGAGCGATATCCGTATCGGCATTTCCGGTTGGCGCTACGGCCCTTGGCGCAAGGACTTCTACCCAAAGGGGTTGCGTCAGGACGATGAGCTGGGGTTCGCGTCGCGGGCAGTCAATACCATCGAAATCAATGGCTCGTTCTATGCCCTGCAGACGCCTGAACGCTATGCACAGTGGCGCGACAGTACACCTGAAGACTTCGTGTTTGCGGTAAAGGCGCCGCGCTATATCACTCATGTACGCAGACTTCGGGAAATTGATGAACCCCTGGCCAACTTCTTCGCTTCAGGCCCGCTCTTGCTGGCGGAAAAGCTGGGGCCGTTTCTTTGGCAGTTTCCGCCGTCGATGAGGTTCGACGAACAGCGTTTCAGCGATTTCCTGGCGAAGCTACCCAAGGACCGCAAGGGCGCCCGCGCCTGCGCCCGGCATGCCGCCGAACGACTGCGGAACAATGGGGGTATCACCATCGGTGGCAATGTGCGACTGCGCCATGCCGTAGAGATTCGGCACCCGAGTTTTCTCTGTGACACTTTCGTCGATCTGTTACGCAAGCACAAAGTGGCATTGGTGGTCTCCGACAGCGCAGGTAAATGGCCGTATGTCGAGGACGTCACCGCTGATTTCGTCTACCTGCGCCTGCATGGCGACGTCGAACTCTACAGCAGCGGCTATACCGCCAAGGCGCTGCACCGCTGGCGTTCGCGCATCCAGGCCTGGAGTCAGGGTGGTCAGCCGGACGATGCTGCGCTGATTCTGCGGCGGGCACCGACCAGACGCGCTTCGCGCGACGTGTACTGCTATTTCGACAATGACCAGAAGGTGCATGCGCCCTACGACGCCCGCCGTCTGCTGGCCGATCTGGGACTGGATGACGAACTGGTCACTGAACCCGGCGTGGCGCCGCAAATAGCGTTGTAG